One region of Bernardetia sp. genomic DNA includes:
- a CDS encoding restriction endonuclease subunit S: QLPIKLPPLSEQRAIVSKLESLFSELDKGIENIQKAQQQLEIYRQAVLKKAFEGGYTSKKLEESKLPKEWKLIKLRDICDMKAGFFIKASQISKDYKDNLFPCYGGNGLRGYVESMTHEGTFPIVGRQGALCGNVHLVNGKFHATEHAVVVKAKNNIDTKCLYYKLLQMRLNQYSTGTAQPGLSVNKVVQVETIFPLNLQEQKQIVQEIESRLSVCDKLNESITESLEKAESLRQSILKKAFEGKLLTSAELAACKKEADYEPAQKLLERIQAEKVAQEKAKKSTKKTRKKSVKK; encoded by the coding sequence CTCAACTACCAATAAAATTACCTCCCCTCTCTGAACAAAGAGCCATAGTTTCCAAACTAGAAAGTTTGTTTAGTGAGTTGGATAAGGGTATTGAAAATATACAAAAAGCACAACAACAACTAGAAATTTATAGACAAGCTGTTTTGAAAAAGGCTTTTGAGGGAGGATATACAAGTAAAAAACTAGAAGAAAGTAAGTTACCTAAAGAGTGGAAATTGATAAAACTGAGAGATATTTGTGATATGAAGGCAGGTTTTTTTATCAAAGCATCACAAATCAGCAAAGACTATAAAGACAATTTATTTCCTTGTTATGGAGGTAATGGCTTGAGAGGTTATGTTGAATCGATGACACATGAAGGAACATTTCCGATTGTAGGAAGACAAGGAGCATTATGTGGAAACGTGCATTTAGTCAATGGAAAGTTTCATGCAACTGAACATGCCGTAGTTGTAAAGGCTAAAAATAATATTGATACCAAATGTTTGTATTACAAGCTATTACAAATGAGGTTAAATCAATATTCAACAGGTACAGCTCAACCTGGATTATCTGTTAATAAAGTTGTACAAGTTGAGACTATATTTCCTCTAAACCTCCAAGAGCAAAAGCAAATAGTTCAAGAAATAGAATCTCGCCTATCAGTTTGTGATAAACTAAATGAAAGTATTACAGAGAGTTTGGAAAAAGCAGAATCTTTACGTCAGAGTATCTTGAAAAAAGCCTTTGAAGGAAAGCTCCTTACCTCAGCAGAACTAGCAGCCTGTAAAAAAGAAGCTGATTATGAACCAGCCCAAAAGCTACTAGAGCGTATTCAAGCTGAAAAAGTAGCCCAAGAAAAGGCTAAAAAATCAACTAAAAAAACTAGAAAAAAATCAGTTAAGAAATGA